The nucleotide window CTGTGGCCCGCCTCACCAGTGCACTGCGTCACCGGACTGCCCACTCTGAGTGGCAAGCGAACATCGAGACGCGAAATGCCCGCCGGTAGGACGCCGGATGCCCGGTGGCCGCCCTGTGGGGTCAGGCGGAGTGACGACCGCGGTCGTCGGACTCCTCGGGTGCGCGGTCGGCGTGGTGGCGCTCGGTGAGCACCGGCCGCGGAGTGGTGCGGAGGCGGCTGCGGCGGCGGATCCGCCAGCGGGTCATCGCCCGGCGGATGCCGGAGTTGGCCAGCGTGCTGACCTCGGCGTCCGTGGCGGTGCCGAGGAAGTCCTCGACCTCGCGCTGGGAGGTCGGGCGCCGCAACGGCTCCTCGACCCGCTCCATGACGAGCAGGAAGGCGATCAGCAGGGGCGGGAACAGGATGACGATGAGGGCGACCACGGGCACCTCCTCGGGTAGCGCGTCCCGGGCGGTGCGGCCCGGGAGGGTCGGCGTCGTCGTGCGGGTGACAGGCGCGCGCCGGAGCGCGCACCCGCGTCGAGTATGACGGGCGGGCACCGTCGGACCCGACGCCTACCCTCGACGCGTGTCCCGGCCCGCTCCCTCGCCCGCCAGTCCACCTGCTGTCCCGGCTGTAGCGCACCCCGCCGACCCGGCGGTCTACACGCGGCCCGCCCGCGCGCGCCGGCCCGGCCCGGTCGCCCGGCTGGGGGCCGCGCCCTACGACCCGCAGGAGAGCCAGCTGGCTCGCACCCGCCGGGCCCGCCGGATGGCGCGCGAGCTGGCCGTCATCCACCCCGACGCGCACTGCGAGCTGGACTTCACCACGCCGCTGGAGCTGCTGGTGGCCACCGTCCTGTCGGCGCAGACCACCGACAAGACGGTGAACAAGGTGACCCCCGCGCTGTTCGCGCGGTACCCCGACGCCGCCGCCTACGCCGGTGCCGACCGCGACGAGCTGGAGACCATCCTCAAGCCCACCGGCTTCTTCCGGGCCAAGGCGAACTCCGTCATCGGGCTCGGCCAGGCGCTGGTCGAGCGCTTCGACGGCGTGGTGCCCGGCCGGATGGAGGACCTGGTGACGCTGCCCGGCGCCGGCCGGAAGACCGCCAACGTGGTGCTGGGCAACGCCTTCGGCGTCCCCGGGCTGACCGTCGACACCCACTTCGGCCGGCTGGTGCGCCGCTTCGGGTGGACCGCGGAGGAGGACCCGGTCAAGGTCGAGACCGAGATCGCGGAGATCATGCCGAAGAAGGAGTGGACCGACTTCTCCCACCGGGTGATCTTCCACGGCCGGCGCGTGTGCCACGCCAAGAAGCCGGCCTGCGGGGCGTGCGGGCTGGCGGCCTGGTGCCCCTCGTTCGGCATCGGCCCGCTGGACCCCGAGGTCGCCGCCAAGCTGGTCAAGACCCCGGCCGCCTCGGACACCGAGTGAGCCGCGGCCCGCGCGCGCTGGTCGCCGTCCTGGCGGTCGGGCTGGCGCTGCTCACCGGCTGCACCTCCGACGACGGGCAGGCCGACCCGCCCGCCCAGCAGGTCGCCGACGTGGCCACCGACCTCACCCCGTGCCCGGCGCAGCCGGACACCCCCGCCGCCGCCAGCGACCTGCCGGCGGTCTCCCTGGACTGCCTCGGCGGCGGGACGCTCGACCTCACCAGGGCGCCCGGGGTGCCCACCGTGCTGAACCTCTGGGCCAGCTGGTGCGGGCCCTGCCGGGAGGAGCTGCCGCTGGTCCAGCAG belongs to Modestobacter sp. L9-4 and includes:
- the nth gene encoding endonuclease III, yielding MSRPAPSPASPPAVPAVAHPADPAVYTRPARARRPGPVARLGAAPYDPQESQLARTRRARRMARELAVIHPDAHCELDFTTPLELLVATVLSAQTTDKTVNKVTPALFARYPDAAAYAGADRDELETILKPTGFFRAKANSVIGLGQALVERFDGVVPGRMEDLVTLPGAGRKTANVVLGNAFGVPGLTVDTHFGRLVRRFGWTAEEDPVKVETEIAEIMPKKEWTDFSHRVIFHGRRVCHAKKPACGACGLAAWCPSFGIGPLDPEVAAKLVKTPAASDTE
- a CDS encoding TlpA disulfide reductase family protein, with the protein product MSRGPRALVAVLAVGLALLTGCTSDDGQADPPAQQVADVATDLTPCPAQPDTPAAASDLPAVSLDCLGGGTLDLTRAPGVPTVLNLWASWCGPCREELPLVQQLADAAGDRVRVIGVASKDGMPQATSFAADAGTTFASAFDGDGEVMTGMGVNNLPHTVFIAADGSVAYFQVGPVHSLQEFEELVATHLGVQL